The Branchiostoma lanceolatum isolate klBraLanc5 chromosome 3, klBraLanc5.hap2, whole genome shotgun sequence DNA segment GCTCTCACTCACTATCGGTGTTGTCAGAAAATCAGAAACCGGCTTTGTAGtattttcttcctcttctctcGTGCTTACCTTTGGCCCACACTGCGGGGATGTGTTGTGAAATGATGCGGCCTCTCCCAGTCAATTCATAGCCAAGACGGCGTTTCCCGAACTGTTGACGAAGAGCCGTGCAACGCTGCCACGAACCTCGGACAGACGAAGTCCGTAGATGACGGGGTTGATAGCTGAGTTCAAGATGATAAAACCCAGCATTCGAGTAATAATATCGTCGTCTTTGATGAGCATCGCCATCCTGACGGAAAATGGCAGCCATCCCACCAGGAACACGACGGTGATGAGAACGATGGTGATGGCAGATTTTCGGTTGATGCTGGGCTGGGAGCCCACCGCGGCTTCTTGGGCGGCGATGGCGTTCATGTGCTTCCACAGACACCAGAACACCAGCGTGTTGAGGAGGATGATCGCCGTCATCGGGATGAAAATGAACACTAGAACCGCAGCCACATAGCCGTGGGGCAAACCCCCGCCTAACGAAAGGCATCCATCCTCGACAGAATAAGCGCAATACCAGCCGAAGTTGGGCAGCATAGCCAGTAGCACAGACCAAAGCCAACCGATCGCAATCACGACCTTGCACTTGTCGTTGGTGACGTTGTTGACGTATGTCATCCCGTGCACAATGAACCAGTAGCGCTCAGCCGTCAGGGCCAGCAGGCTGTAGGCTGAGGACAGGCCCGAGAGAAGGAGGGATGTGAAGCGGAGACGGGCCATGGTGTCGGAGACGATGGTCTCGGTATATATGGTAACCAAAACCGAACCACTACCAAACACGAAGGCTATACCGGTCAAGACATCGCTCGCCGCTAGATTAGCCATAAGGATATAGGCGGGCGTGTTCTTTCTTGATGATGGCTGTCAGAGGCAGGCTGTTTGTCACGACAGACCAGACCCCCAGGCATACAGTAACATACAAGGGTTCGGCAGAGCCTCGTCCTTCTAATGGAGATTGTTGAGGTGAGAGGTCGCTCTGAAGACATTCTGGGGCATGAGAAGTGATGTTAGTTGCCGGGGAGGTGTCACAGACCACGACCGAACCGTTCCGCAGCGTTGAGTTGTGTAGATTGTCCATTTTGTCTCCGGCTGGCTCAGTCACGTTCCTCTCTCCTCTGGCAGCCTGGGTTATCCGACCGTAGCGAACTGTAGCGAGGAGGAGGATCACCACGGCCGCCCCACGGTAGTTATCCATGTAATCTGCTCTCTTTGACGCTGAGGACACGGAGAAAACACCGCTTGCGTCGGGAGAACTGTGTCTTTACGTCGTCATTTTGCTCCATGGCaacatcttacatgtatatataattctCTTCATATTGTCGTTCTTTCATTCTTAAGGCATAGAAACAAGTCCTTCAGTTTCTTTTCAATTTAGTCCAGAGGGCCTATAGACATGGTACAAATACATCATTACGTTCGTCGTCGTATAGTACCATTCCTGCCAGTATAATATCAAGTGAATGCGCACAGTCATAGCAACCTGCAAGGCACTATCAAATACAAGAGCCACAATTAAGACACGAAAGGAGAAGGGAAATAAGAAATACCAGGGCTGTTCATCACTCTGGACTAGTAATTTTACTCATCATAACGGCCCCAAAGCTGATCTTTTATCAAACATTCGATATCAATGAATTACCCAGGAGCAGAACGAACATCTCTAAGGGGAAGCGAATCCCCGGGAATACTTTGTAGATGCAAACAACACAAGATTAACAGCCACGGACAGTCAACGGTTTGATTATGCCGCGATGTGACTGCTGATCACGAGCTGGACTGAGAATTTCCAAATCCAATTTTAACATTCACCTCAAACATGGAGATCAAGAACTTTATCATACATGCACATCAAATGAGCAAAGGCTGCACTAAGTCATTGGTAAATGATGGACGTTATGCAGAAGTGAGCATTTTAagtcatatattatgcaaattatgtgatTTCCCTAGCTCCTGATATtacttattaccttcgtcgacgaaattttcgtcgagaaggttattcgatgatgcttgtctgtgactgtgtgtctgttagtgaacagaataagtcgagaacgcctggatggtttgttgtcgtagttggtgtgtcggtgtgtatgtgggaaatctcaagatgattagattttggacgaagtgttttgcataattaacgagaaaagtgtaaaaatgtgttaaattgtatgctcatactatgcttctggctgcgacgtgtgggctgtgttgttttaagggatattgatacgggtagaggggtgcaaagttggtcatgaggggtcatgaagcaggcaggaaacgtcagttactgccagggacaaattggctgtcagccagctgtattcattggtgtggaatgtgagaaggttatattttaccgagcatgtctgtgtgtctgttagtgaacacgataagtcgagaattcttggaaggattgtcttggtatttggtatgttggtaggtctcgatgaaacctgaaaatgattagattttgggccccctagcggcttgtgacggtactgcagcggaacttcctgttatgatatctcgtgttgtggacatgctatggaactgatttttgagtggtagatagctcgttgggcaaagagtaagtggtataggtttgggccccctagcaacttttttggaactgcaggggcaggttttgcttcagactttgaaagggaataactcaagaagggcttgatggaaggtcatgattttttgcaagtacatagcttgagcgatgatgtacatgattggatactcattatgcaaatcagtaactaatttgcataattaatgacgaaagtttatacatccatcaatttccatgataggactcgcaaacatgtgacatatgtaactgaggaagagagaaatattaatagatatcagctatgcaaatgagaacctcatttacataattaatgagaaaatactataactcgagatgggcttgatggatggtcatgatttttagtatgtagatagcttacatgatgctttgtatgattggatgataattatgcaaatcagattataattaatgaggcaattttaaaaacctgctgtgttccatgatatgactattcaaatatgtgacatttgtaactgaggaagagaggaatgtcaatagatagaaattatgcaaatgtcggcctaatttgcataattaatgagaaagtactatcattccatactagtaaataacggcaatttcatacttgtggcatttagaagttgtgtgaatgtgaacaccattgaatcaaattatgctaataaggagtttatttgcattattgatgataaatgttagcataaccttctttgttaagctcataatcataacaaggaggtttggacaacttatgttatttgggtgaggaggatcaactggtatgatttttgattgatgaaaaacactcctaatacgtcagtcataaaggtcaaaatcatttggcgaaggtatgaggtcgtagaactcttgtttaagAATACAATCATCCCATTTGTTGAGCAAAATATTTACTActgaaatgaaacattttgtaaatgagCTATTTGGTCAAAAAGTAGCACAAAAATGATGTTGGCACAATGGAGTCATCCATGTATCTTTGTAACATCAACATGTAAAAATGaacatattttctttgcataTAAAGCAGCAAGTTATCACAATAAGGATGTTTAATCCTGTTTCCAACCCCACAATGCATTAATGACTGATACAGAAGTAAGGCATCATTATATGAACAGATGAATACACCAAATCAATTAGATAACTGCTCATTACACTTACAACAGTTGTATATTGCCTTGGCACAGAGGACCGAGTAGCATACTTGTCTAATATccttctacaaaatgtacacatttttacaaTATCATTGTCACAGAAGTCATTGAAAGGGTTGTCCTTACTTTAAACATATCCAGGACATATTTCTGTTTGAGTCAAAGACTGAATGGAAATTTGCACATCGTTAGTGCAGCTAAGAAGGGCGAAAACCAGGACAGCCTGGCAGTTTCAGGCATCATCTAACAGCTGTTTACTCTTTAGGCCTCTCTTTCATAGAATGACAGTCAAGCGGAAAAAAATGACAGCCAAATCTAAAATACATCTTACATTTACTTTTTAGGCGTCTCCAAAATATTCAAACAAACATCAATGTACCCATACTTAACTGACATACAATTCAGGTTTCCCTCTATGACATTGAAAAGTTACCAAATACCTAACACATCCTGACAACTAGAACTCTACAAAACCCTCCTGCCGATGGTCAGAACAAAGTGAAAGTTAATGACATTTAATCTGTGgttaaatttcaaaatcatgGTAGAGGTACATTTGCTTAAAACACAGGAAAAGTTTCTGTCTGTGCCTACATGTGCATGTCCAGCCTTCTTTAGAATGACCGACATGGTTACTCAGAACTCAAGCTCCATACTAATATTGCCACCAAGACTTTTAAAGCAAAGTAAAGCTTAGATTTACAAAGATAATATACACTCTCTTCATTACTCAAAACCCTTGCCATGTATTTTCAGAGATTACTGTAGATACGGACCTAGcagaatacatacatgtagtccttTATTTCTACATTGCATTTGGAAACAAATTAGATTTTGGAGATTACCAACCAGATATCTTACACATTTCAATAGATATGGATTGCCTAAAATAGCTCATTGATCGATAAAAGTCACACAGGGCAAGGCTCATTTATTCTGTAGGCATATTCTGTTACCATATTAGAGAGCGCCCCAGGCCATATTCTTGTCTTTGCTGCATTTGCTACCAATTGTCATAGTAGCAGAACAGATCTGACATGGAAAAGGCTCATGTC contains these protein-coding regions:
- the LOC136430760 gene encoding G-protein coupled receptor 6-like, which gives rise to MANLAASDVLTGIAFVFGSGSVLVTIYTETIVSDTMARLRFTSLLLSGLSSAYSLLALTAERYWFIVHGMTYVNNVTNDKCKVVIAIGWLWSVLLAMLPNFGWYCAYSVEDGCLSLGGGLPHGYVAAVLVFIFIPMTAIILLNTLVFWCLWKHMNAIAAQEAAVGSQPSINRKSAITIVLITVVFLVGWLPFSVRMAMLIKDDDIITRMLGFIILNSAINPVIYGLRLSEVRGSVARLFVNSSGNAVLAMN